In a single window of the Thiohalophilus sp. genome:
- a CDS encoding lysophospholipid acyltransferase family protein: MAVATLNNKPCNPFSLDEVFGKHVRYRPFRLMKNTLESLFGLRELARRYADLEPTADPQAFVQQAFENLDIDYVIEAGRLENIPQTGPAIVVANHPFGALEGMLLVDLLSQRRADIKIMANGLLNRIPELAPVFLGVNPYGHKAATRQNVTAMREASRWLKQGGLLVMFPAGDVASRRWANLSISEGPWDASVARLARLCDASVVPIQFAGHNSHLFCLAGLLPPICKTLLLPRELLNKSHGTVSLRIGKPFDKKRLVGFERMPDLAGYLRMRTCLLSQSEGGINSDRSILGDDALASILPPMDAVQLEKELSTLPQEQRLDTSGELQVWYARAAQIPLLLQEIGRQREISFRSVGEGTGKSSDIDLYDRFYLHLFVWDSRQKQVVGGYRLGLVDEILRNYGRRGLYSHSLFRYSRHFLQQISPAMELGRSFVRPEYQRNFSPLMLLWKGIGHYVAKNPRYANLFGPVSISNDYSGMSQRLLIRFLKQNLFDGTLGRHVKPRYPYRTAWKDGWNTMLREDISVDELSTLIAEIEEDDKGVPVLIRQYLKLGGGCWASMWIPGSSTVSMA, from the coding sequence ATGGCAGTTGCAACGCTCAATAACAAACCCTGTAACCCTTTTTCACTCGACGAGGTTTTTGGCAAGCATGTACGTTATCGGCCGTTCCGGCTGATGAAAAATACGCTTGAGTCACTGTTCGGTTTGCGTGAACTGGCGCGGCGTTATGCCGATCTGGAACCCACCGCCGACCCGCAAGCATTTGTTCAGCAAGCGTTTGAGAACCTGGACATTGATTATGTCATCGAAGCGGGTCGGCTTGAGAATATCCCGCAAACCGGTCCGGCCATTGTGGTGGCCAATCACCCGTTCGGTGCCCTCGAAGGCATGTTACTGGTCGATCTGTTAAGCCAGCGGCGTGCGGATATCAAGATTATGGCCAATGGCCTGCTAAACCGGATCCCGGAGCTGGCACCGGTGTTTCTGGGTGTGAATCCTTATGGACACAAAGCGGCAACGCGACAGAATGTCACGGCGATGCGCGAAGCTAGCCGCTGGTTGAAACAGGGTGGTTTGCTGGTCATGTTTCCGGCCGGCGATGTAGCGTCACGACGTTGGGCAAATCTGTCGATCAGCGAAGGGCCCTGGGATGCGTCGGTGGCGCGTCTCGCCCGTCTGTGTGATGCCAGTGTGGTTCCAATCCAGTTCGCCGGACACAACAGTCACCTGTTTTGCCTGGCCGGGCTATTACCCCCGATATGCAAGACGCTGTTACTGCCACGCGAACTGCTTAATAAATCACACGGCACGGTAAGTTTACGCATCGGCAAGCCGTTCGATAAAAAAAGGCTGGTCGGATTCGAGAGGATGCCGGATCTGGCGGGGTATTTGCGTATGCGAACCTGTCTTTTGTCGCAAAGTGAAGGCGGAATTAACAGTGATCGGTCAATATTGGGGGATGATGCGCTGGCATCGATTCTGCCGCCGATGGATGCTGTGCAGCTTGAAAAGGAATTGAGCACGCTGCCACAAGAGCAGCGGCTGGATACCTCGGGTGAGTTACAGGTCTGGTATGCCAGGGCCGCGCAAATCCCCCTGTTATTACAGGAGATTGGTCGTCAGCGCGAGATCAGCTTCAGATCGGTGGGAGAGGGCACCGGCAAGAGTAGTGATATCGATCTGTATGACCGTTTTTATCTGCATTTGTTTGTCTGGGACAGCCGGCAGAAGCAGGTGGTCGGGGGCTATCGACTGGGGCTGGTTGATGAGATTTTGCGCAATTACGGGCGTCGTGGTTTGTATAGTCATTCACTGTTTCGCTACAGTCGCCATTTCCTGCAACAGATCAGTCCGGCTATGGAGCTGGGGCGTTCCTTCGTGCGACCCGAATACCAGCGCAATTTTTCACCATTGATGTTGTTATGGAAAGGGATAGGCCATTATGTGGCGAAAAATCCGCGGTATGCCAATCTGTTCGGCCCCGTCAGCATCAGTAATGATTACAGCGGAATGTCCCAGCGCCTGTTGATCCGGTTTTTGAAACAGAACCTGTTCGACGGGACACTGGGTCGACACGTGAAACCGCGTTATCCCTATCGAACCGCCTGGAAAGACGGCTGGAATACGATGTTGCGCGAAGATATCAGCGTGGATGAACTATCGACATTGATCGCCGAGATCGAGGAGGATGACAAGGGCGTACCGGTGCTGATTCGACAATATCTGAAGCTGGGGGGCGGTTGCTGGGCTTCAATGTGGATCCCCGGTTCCAGTACTGTGTCGATGGCCTGA
- a CDS encoding diguanylate cyclase — protein MANETGKSSREADHWKKKYYDSLDELDERQREWAQLEKQLRLLVSRLSLIAETDDAQLGKQLEKLRGQIRDSSDLSRLESLFSDINTAIGRLPERTGNKEGQSNPAHALQLLLDELPIPEDLARQEKYVRKKLARVAGVSELSDAVKILAELLSLTIEQGLPPGAAQSKGSAEAKEDRTGLLSSLFRRGAREKTDTADAPQRQQPVSIEVDSGQPEADVTKSEIVTDDEGIACALAGEILIQLLERIDFSDDLAVESELVRKKLEPCEDVATLTRGLDDTVKLIADLQSRVRSEKQDLENFLLQLTDRLQELDKDIQQTARLRDAALSESREMNQMVNSQVSSIEQTVDEALDLDSLKTAIQSRVVIIRNHVDRFLEQEEGRGGESHEIIQRLENQLRATEAESDKLRQQVKKAQNKAETDALTGIPNRMAYDRRLEEEIARHRRYNTDFVLMLWDIDHFKEINDTYGHAAGDKVLKVIAGVMQQQLRETDFLARYGGEEFAIILVESDIAAAKVVGEKLRQAIEALEFHFRGSRVLVTASCGLARAEEGDAEQLFERADNALYSAKDKGRNRIESAEA, from the coding sequence ATGGCGAACGAGACCGGTAAAAGCAGCCGTGAGGCCGATCACTGGAAGAAAAAATATTACGACAGCCTGGATGAGCTGGACGAACGGCAACGCGAATGGGCGCAGCTGGAAAAACAGCTGAGACTACTGGTCTCCCGTCTTAGCCTGATTGCCGAAACCGACGACGCCCAGTTGGGCAAGCAACTCGAGAAGCTGCGTGGCCAGATCCGTGACAGCAGTGATTTGTCTCGCCTGGAATCGCTGTTCAGCGACATCAATACAGCAATCGGCCGCCTGCCGGAACGCACAGGTAATAAAGAGGGACAATCAAATCCGGCCCACGCCTTGCAACTGCTTCTGGATGAACTGCCGATTCCGGAGGATCTGGCCCGCCAGGAAAAATATGTCAGAAAAAAACTGGCGCGTGTCGCGGGCGTCAGCGAGCTGTCCGATGCGGTCAAAATCCTGGCAGAATTGTTGAGCCTGACGATTGAACAAGGCCTGCCGCCCGGTGCCGCACAGTCAAAAGGTTCCGCAGAAGCAAAAGAAGACAGAACAGGTCTTTTGAGTTCACTGTTTCGTCGTGGTGCCAGGGAAAAGACTGATACCGCCGATGCGCCGCAAAGGCAGCAACCTGTATCGATTGAAGTCGACTCGGGTCAGCCGGAAGCTGATGTGACAAAGTCAGAAATAGTGACCGATGACGAAGGGATTGCCTGCGCCCTGGCCGGGGAAATTCTGATTCAATTGCTCGAGCGCATCGATTTTTCCGACGATCTGGCGGTGGAGTCGGAACTGGTACGTAAAAAACTCGAGCCCTGTGAAGACGTGGCGACATTAACCCGGGGCCTGGATGATACCGTCAAACTGATCGCCGATCTGCAATCACGGGTAAGGTCGGAAAAACAGGATCTGGAAAACTTCCTGCTGCAACTGACCGATCGACTGCAGGAGCTGGACAAGGACATACAGCAAACCGCACGCCTGCGGGATGCCGCGTTGAGTGAATCACGTGAAATGAACCAGATGGTCAATTCGCAAGTCAGTTCGATCGAGCAGACCGTGGACGAGGCGCTGGATCTCGATTCATTAAAAACCGCGATCCAGTCGCGGGTGGTGATTATCCGAAATCATGTGGATCGTTTTCTCGAGCAGGAAGAAGGTCGCGGTGGTGAATCACATGAAATTATCCAGCGCCTGGAAAACCAGTTACGGGCGACGGAAGCCGAGTCGGACAAACTGCGCCAGCAGGTGAAAAAAGCCCAGAACAAGGCCGAAACGGACGCGTTAACCGGCATTCCCAATCGCATGGCCTACGACCGGCGACTGGAGGAGGAAATCGCACGGCATCGGCGCTATAACACCGATTTTGTGCTGATGTTGTGGGATATCGACCATTTCAAGGAAATCAACGATACCTACGGGCATGCTGCCGGTGACAAGGTTCTGAAGGTGATTGCCGGTGTGATGCAGCAACAGTTGCGCGAAACCGATTTTCTGGCCCGTTACGGCGGTGAAGAGTTTGCGATCATTCTGGTTGAATCGGATATCGCTGCCGCGAAAGTCGTGGGTGAAAAACTGCGCCAGGCGATCGAGGCGCTGGAATTTCACTTTCGCGGGAGTCGTGTCCTGGTTACCGCGTCCTGTGGCCTTGCCCGGGCCGAAGAGGGGGATGCTGAACAGCTGTTCGAACGGGCCGACAATGCACTTTACAGTGCCAAGGATAAGGGGCGAAACCGGATTGAAAGTGCCGAAGCCTGA
- a CDS encoding endonuclease/exonuclease/phosphatase family protein: MMSQQTATDDRAQTLKILSYNVQVGIKTSRPYQYLTGSWRHVLPCARRLGNLDLAAEMMKEYDIVGVQEVDAGSLRSNFINLTEYLAERGEFPYWHHQVNRKFGRIAQHSNGLLSHFHPAEIQDLRLPGLIPGRQAILARYDAGEDTLAVIVVHLALSRRARLLQMDYLADVVNSFPHAIVMGDMNCRHDSREMQHLITRTRLHEPIEGVHTFPSWRPQHNIDHILATSELTINKFCELENFGSDHLPLMMEVRLPPGMQFHRYQRNKSQTLNDYLQNLDG; encoded by the coding sequence ATGATGTCGCAACAGACCGCTACCGACGACAGGGCACAAACGCTGAAAATACTCAGCTACAACGTCCAGGTCGGGATCAAGACCAGTCGTCCGTATCAATACCTCACCGGCAGCTGGCGGCATGTCCTGCCCTGTGCCCGGCGTCTCGGCAATCTGGACCTGGCGGCGGAGATGATGAAGGAATATGACATCGTAGGTGTCCAGGAAGTCGATGCCGGCAGTCTGCGCAGTAACTTCATTAATCTGACCGAATATCTGGCGGAGCGGGGTGAATTTCCTTACTGGCATCATCAGGTAAACCGTAAATTTGGTCGTATCGCGCAGCACAGTAACGGTTTGTTGAGCCATTTTCATCCTGCCGAGATACAGGACCTGCGTCTACCGGGCCTGATCCCCGGTCGCCAGGCCATACTTGCCCGTTACGATGCCGGCGAAGATACGCTGGCGGTCATCGTTGTGCATCTGGCCCTGAGTCGACGGGCCAGACTGCTGCAAATGGATTATCTCGCCGATGTGGTGAACAGTTTTCCGCATGCGATCGTGATGGGGGACATGAACTGTCGGCATGACAGTCGCGAGATGCAGCACCTGATCACACGCACCCGCCTGCATGAGCCGATCGAGGGTGTGCACACCTTTCCCAGCTGGCGCCCGCAACATAATATCGATCATATCCTGGCAACATCCGAATTAACCATCAACAAGTTTTGCGAACTCGAGAATTTCGGTTCCGATCATCTGCCGTTAATGATGGAAGTCAGACTGCCGCCGGGCATGCAGTTTCACCGCTACCAGCGCAACAAGTCACAAACCCTGAATGACTATCTGCAGAATCTGGATGGCTGA
- a CDS encoding acetolactate synthase large subunit → MKAAELFVRCLENEEVEYIFGIPGEENLDVMDALLDSDIEFVTTRHEQGAAFMADVYGRLTGKAGVCLGTLGPGATNLFTGVADANMDHAPLVAVAGQASTHRLHKESHQVLDLEEIFRAITKYSSRLLTPDIIPEVVRKAFKVAQTEKTGACFIEFPENIAEMEIDDQPLPVKYPYPPEPPGEKVDRAADIISRAKNPIILAGNGVIRSHAWKQLAEFAEQLRIPVANTFMAKGVVPFKHSMALGSAGLQANDYVSCGFSRADVIICVGYDLVEYHPYLWHPTKDRTIIHIDNSPAEVDAYYPVEVGVVGDIKHSLLRIMNLASPHTGTAMKSLRKALIEDMNQHKDDTALPLKPQKIIWDLRTAMNLEDIALCDVGAHKMWMARMFRCEYPNTCLISNGFASMGIALPGAIAAKLAYPDRNVVAVTGDAGFLMNSQEIETAMRMKTPIVILVWNDNGYGLIEWKQINSFGRKSHVDFNNPDFIKYAESFGAKGYRIEKGEDLLPTLKTALADNTVSIIDCPVDYSENLKLTQKLGEMICPI, encoded by the coding sequence ATGAAAGCCGCCGAACTTTTCGTGCGCTGCCTCGAAAATGAAGAAGTGGAATATATCTTTGGCATCCCCGGGGAAGAGAACCTGGATGTGATGGATGCCCTGCTGGATTCGGATATTGAGTTTGTCACCACCCGGCATGAGCAGGGCGCGGCGTTCATGGCTGATGTCTACGGGCGATTGACCGGCAAGGCAGGGGTCTGCCTGGGAACACTGGGACCGGGCGCCACCAACCTGTTCACCGGGGTGGCCGATGCCAATATGGATCATGCCCCGCTGGTGGCCGTGGCCGGACAGGCCAGCACCCATCGTCTGCACAAGGAATCGCATCAGGTACTGGATCTCGAGGAGATCTTTCGCGCGATCACCAAGTATTCCTCACGTCTGTTGACCCCGGACATTATTCCCGAGGTCGTACGCAAGGCGTTCAAGGTGGCGCAGACGGAGAAGACCGGCGCCTGTTTCATCGAGTTTCCGGAAAATATCGCCGAGATGGAGATCGACGATCAGCCCCTGCCGGTCAAGTATCCCTATCCGCCGGAGCCGCCGGGCGAGAAGGTGGATCGGGCAGCCGATATTATCTCGCGCGCGAAAAACCCGATCATACTGGCCGGCAACGGGGTCATACGCAGCCACGCCTGGAAGCAGCTGGCCGAATTCGCCGAGCAATTGCGCATACCAGTGGCCAATACCTTCATGGCCAAGGGCGTGGTGCCCTTCAAGCATTCGATGGCCCTGGGCAGTGCCGGGTTACAGGCCAACGATTATGTCAGCTGCGGTTTCAGCCGGGCCGATGTGATCATTTGTGTCGGTTATGATCTGGTCGAGTACCATCCTTATTTATGGCATCCGACCAAGGATCGAACCATTATTCATATCGATAATTCGCCCGCGGAAGTTGATGCCTATTACCCGGTAGAAGTTGGCGTCGTCGGCGATATCAAGCATTCCCTGTTGCGCATTATGAATCTGGCCAGTCCGCATACCGGCACGGCCATGAAAAGTCTGCGTAAGGCGCTGATCGAGGATATGAATCAGCACAAGGATGATACGGCCCTGCCGCTCAAGCCACAGAAGATCATCTGGGATCTGCGTACCGCGATGAACCTTGAAGACATTGCCCTGTGTGATGTCGGGGCACATAAAATGTGGATGGCGCGCATGTTCCGCTGCGAATATCCCAACACCTGCTTGATCTCCAACGGGTTTGCCAGCATGGGCATTGCCCTGCCCGGCGCCATCGCCGCCAAACTGGCGTATCCAGACCGTAACGTGGTGGCCGTAACCGGCGATGCCGGCTTTTTGATGAATTCCCAGGAGATCGAGACCGCCATGCGCATGAAAACGCCCATCGTGATCCTGGTCTGGAATGATAATGGCTACGGGTTGATCGAATGGAAACAGATCAACAGTTTCGGCCGCAAGTCACACGTGGATTTCAACAATCCGGATTTTATCAAATACGCCGAATCATTCGGCGCCAAAGGCTATCGAATCGAAAAAGGCGAGGATCTGCTGCCGACGCTGAAAACCGCGCTGGCCGATAATACCGTGAGTATTATCGATTGCCCGGTGGATTACAGCGAGAACCTCAAGCTGACCCAGAAGCTGGGTGAAATGATCTGTCCGATCTGA
- a CDS encoding thiol:disulfide interchange protein DsbA/DsbL yields MKTILRILAPLLALAVLFPAPVQAEYAEGIEYRRITPAVEKLTDKPREVVELFWYGCPHCYRFEPKLETWVENKPDDVGFERVPAVFVHPQTGRPNPKWALHAKLFYTAELLEIRDKIHAPLFKRIHAGGKHIHTSDQAEAFFAEFGVDAETFRNTINSFAVDGKLRRAIELTKRYGAEGVPALVIDGRYITDGPMSGGHDAMLGVVQQLLATDPE; encoded by the coding sequence ATGAAGACGATTTTGCGTATATTGGCCCCACTGCTAGCGCTGGCGGTGCTGTTCCCGGCCCCGGTCCAGGCGGAGTATGCCGAGGGCATTGAATACCGGCGCATTACGCCGGCTGTCGAAAAGCTGACCGATAAGCCCCGCGAAGTGGTCGAGCTGTTCTGGTACGGCTGTCCCCATTGTTACCGTTTTGAGCCGAAACTGGAAACCTGGGTCGAGAACAAACCGGACGATGTTGGCTTCGAACGCGTGCCGGCGGTCTTCGTTCATCCGCAGACTGGCCGCCCGAATCCGAAGTGGGCGTTGCATGCCAAACTGTTTTATACCGCGGAATTACTGGAGATCCGGGACAAGATTCATGCCCCCCTGTTCAAGCGTATCCACGCCGGCGGTAAGCATATCCATACCAGTGATCAGGCCGAGGCCTTTTTTGCCGAGTTCGGCGTTGACGCGGAGACGTTCCGCAACACGATCAATTCCTTTGCCGTCGACGGCAAGCTGCGCCGCGCCATTGAACTGACCAAGCGTTATGGCGCCGAGGGTGTTCCGGCGCTGGTCATCGATGGTCGCTATATTACCGACGGCCCCATGTCAGGCGGGCACGATGCCATGCTGGGCGTGGTGCAGCAGCTGCTCGCAACGGATCCCGAATAA
- a CDS encoding cyclic nucleotide-binding domain-containing protein has translation MPTRKAAKQIDIADFLNQQHLCESLTLNEVQTLMEFTEPVFFKKNEVIADIGEIGEALFFIIKGEVVLFFEDHGKDVEIGRLKEGEVMGEMSFFDRQARSARIRASVGDTRLLKLTRIMYNRLRVEHPFIAVNLVEHTIISLDHLFRRLSMDIASFNQYMYGNGPIR, from the coding sequence ATGCCAACCAGAAAAGCTGCCAAACAAATCGACATTGCCGACTTCCTGAACCAGCAACACCTGTGCGAATCACTCACGCTGAACGAGGTCCAGACTCTGATGGAATTCACCGAGCCGGTCTTCTTCAAAAAGAATGAGGTGATCGCCGATATCGGCGAGATCGGCGAGGCCCTGTTCTTTATTATAAAGGGTGAAGTCGTCCTGTTTTTCGAAGATCACGGCAAGGACGTGGAAATCGGTCGCCTGAAGGAAGGCGAGGTGATGGGGGAAATGTCGTTTTTCGACCGCCAGGCGCGCTCCGCCCGGATTCGCGCCAGCGTCGGCGATACCCGCCTGCTCAAACTGACCCGCATCATGTACAACCGGCTGCGAGTTGAGCACCCCTTCATCGCCGTCAACCTCGTCGAACACACCATCATCAGCCTGGACCACCTGTTCCGCAGACTAAGTATGGATATTGCCAGCTTCAACCAGTACATGTACGGCAACGGACCCATCCGCTAG
- the ccsB gene encoding c-type cytochrome biogenesis protein CcsB, with the protein MAVTKEQFNQDFGKESFIKQLSLFDWIWAAALLFGAGYAWNKYSALMDNYEVGILFGTSIALIALGWYWKATRHLMIAIAAISLFAVSLYGNDLGQAEQNFFLKFLISSQSATMWMSALFVMATVTYYVYLAKPNDFIGKVATSMVWVATTMGFVGLMVRWRESYLISHDVGHIPVSNLYEVFILFAIITALIYLFYEARTRAKGMGAFALTIISASIAFLLWYHFEKGAHEIEPLVPALQSYWMKIHVPANFVGYGAFALAAMLGVAYLLVERAQNRNPQSGFVARMPSLDMLDDIMHKTIALGFAFFTVATVLGAMWAAEAWGGYWSWDPKETWALIVWLNYAAWLHLRLTKGWRGAPLAWWAIIGLFVTTFAFLGVNMFLSGLHSYGEL; encoded by the coding sequence ATGGCGGTAACCAAGGAACAATTTAACCAGGACTTCGGCAAGGAGTCCTTTATCAAACAGCTGAGCCTGTTTGACTGGATCTGGGCGGCGGCCCTGCTGTTTGGTGCCGGCTATGCCTGGAACAAATATTCCGCGCTGATGGACAACTACGAGGTCGGCATTCTCTTCGGTACGTCCATCGCCCTGATCGCGCTGGGCTGGTACTGGAAAGCGACCCGGCACCTGATGATTGCCATTGCCGCTATCAGCCTGTTCGCGGTGAGTCTGTATGGTAACGATCTCGGTCAGGCCGAGCAGAACTTCTTTCTTAAATTTCTGATCTCCAGTCAGTCGGCGACCATGTGGATGAGCGCGCTGTTTGTGATGGCCACCGTGACCTATTATGTCTACCTGGCCAAACCCAACGATTTTATCGGCAAGGTGGCCACCTCCATGGTCTGGGTCGCCACCACCATGGGCTTTGTCGGCCTGATGGTGCGCTGGCGCGAATCCTATCTCATCAGCCATGACGTCGGTCATATTCCGGTCAGCAATCTGTACGAAGTCTTTATCCTGTTTGCGATCATTACCGCCCTGATTTACCTGTTTTACGAGGCGCGCACCCGCGCCAAGGGCATGGGGGCCTTTGCCCTGACGATCATCTCCGCCTCGATTGCATTCCTGCTCTGGTACCACTTTGAAAAAGGCGCACACGAGATCGAGCCACTGGTGCCGGCCCTGCAAAGTTACTGGATGAAGATTCACGTGCCGGCCAACTTCGTCGGCTACGGCGCCTTTGCGCTGGCCGCGATGCTCGGTGTGGCCTATCTGCTGGTGGAGCGGGCGCAAAACCGCAATCCGCAGAGCGGGTTTGTGGCGCGCATGCCGAGTCTGGACATGCTCGATGACATCATGCACAAGACTATTGCGCTGGGCTTTGCCTTCTTTACCGTGGCGACGGTACTGGGTGCCATGTGGGCGGCCGAGGCCTGGGGTGGTTACTGGTCCTGGGACCCGAAAGAAACCTGGGCCCTGATCGTCTGGCTGAATTACGCCGCCTGGCTGCACCTGCGCCTGACCAAGGGCTGGCGCGGTGCCCCCCTGGCCTGGTGGGCGATCATCGGCCTGTTCGTCACCACCTTCGCCTTCCTGGGTGTGAATATGTTCCTCTCCGGCCTGCACTCCTACGGCGAGCTGTGA
- a CDS encoding cytochrome c biogenesis protein ResB, whose amino-acid sequence MSKSRQQKPAAWLEFLGSMNLAITMLVVIAVASVIGTVLQQNQPYQDYIIKFGPYWHEIFKVLDLYDVYGAVWFLLLLGFLLLSTSVCVYRNGPGMLRDMGHYRLSMKEKSLRVMRNFREWTLGDSPQQVEQTFTQYFNNKGYRARRKESEGVTVLALMKGQMNRLGYLFTHVGIVVICVGGLMDGNLGLSIKEWLGEIKIEKRDIAAKEVPPVSRLSPAENWSFRGNITLPEDSVSNMVFLNIRDGYLVQELPFAVELKEFRVKYYDSGQPKSFESDLVIHDNQLEAPREETIAVNHPLIYRGYAIYQASFSDGGTKMQLKAWPLFDSNPQPIELDGKVAAKRQIETPDGVMTIEFEDFKEFNVFPADEELAVAPNEEFDQSEMVRGGTMGQSGKKFTNYGPSFTFRLRQPNGEAREFVNYMVPVRQEGRYFFLSGMRESQAEPFRYLHIPADDKMSVDRFMRLHAWLNDKDRVRRIAEQSARQAMSEANMQDKEMLQNIVTSMVRLTSEFNRGGYQAIDRRIQQTVPEEQQMKVAETYLKILNTVLENLYWELLQAEDVALEQGISTEQGRWFEDAVNALASMGPYSSPFYLQMTNFDLRQASGLQITRSPGKNVVYLGCVMLIIGVFMMFYITHQRLWVMIRPEGEGSRVMLAGMGNRNQNDFSKVFDGLADELDRHYASRQ is encoded by the coding sequence GTGAGTAAATCCCGACAACAAAAACCGGCCGCCTGGCTGGAATTCCTCGGTTCCATGAACCTGGCGATCACCATGCTGGTCGTAATCGCCGTGGCGTCGGTGATCGGCACGGTTTTGCAGCAGAACCAGCCTTACCAGGATTACATCATCAAGTTCGGGCCCTACTGGCACGAGATCTTCAAGGTGCTGGATCTGTACGACGTCTATGGGGCCGTCTGGTTTTTGCTGCTGCTCGGGTTTTTGCTGTTAAGCACCAGTGTCTGTGTTTATCGCAACGGGCCGGGCATGTTGCGCGATATGGGCCATTATCGCCTGAGCATGAAAGAAAAGTCCCTGCGGGTCATGCGCAATTTTCGCGAATGGACTCTGGGCGACTCCCCGCAGCAGGTCGAGCAGACCTTCACGCAATATTTTAATAACAAGGGTTACCGTGCCCGACGCAAGGAAAGCGAAGGCGTTACCGTCCTGGCCCTGATGAAGGGGCAGATGAACCGGCTGGGCTATCTGTTCACCCATGTCGGTATCGTGGTGATCTGTGTCGGTGGTCTGATGGACGGTAACCTTGGCCTGTCGATTAAAGAATGGCTGGGCGAGATCAAGATCGAAAAACGGGATATCGCCGCCAAGGAAGTGCCGCCCGTCAGCCGGCTGAGCCCGGCTGAGAACTGGTCGTTTCGCGGCAACATCACGTTGCCGGAAGACAGTGTCAGCAATATGGTATTTCTGAATATCCGTGATGGCTATCTGGTTCAGGAGCTGCCATTTGCCGTCGAGCTCAAGGAATTTCGGGTCAAATATTATGATTCCGGTCAGCCCAAGTCCTTTGAAAGCGATCTGGTGATTCATGACAATCAGCTCGAAGCGCCGAGGGAAGAGACCATCGCGGTGAATCATCCACTGATCTATCGTGGCTATGCTATCTATCAGGCCAGCTTCTCCGATGGCGGCACAAAGATGCAGCTCAAGGCGTGGCCGCTGTTTGACAGCAACCCGCAACCGATCGAACTGGATGGCAAGGTCGCGGCCAAACGCCAGATCGAAACGCCGGATGGCGTGATGACCATTGAGTTTGAGGATTTCAAGGAATTCAATGTGTTCCCCGCCGATGAGGAGCTGGCAGTGGCGCCCAACGAAGAATTTGATCAGAGCGAGATGGTGCGCGGCGGTACCATGGGCCAGAGCGGCAAGAAGTTCACCAATTACGGCCCCAGTTTTACCTTCCGGCTGCGGCAGCCCAACGGCGAGGCGCGTGAATTCGTCAATTACATGGTCCCGGTACGTCAGGAAGGACGTTATTTCTTTTTAAGTGGCATGCGTGAAAGCCAGGCCGAGCCATTCCGCTATCTGCATATCCCCGCCGATGACAAGATGTCCGTGGATCGCTTCATGCGTCTTCATGCCTGGTTAAATGACAAGGATCGTGTGCGTCGGATTGCCGAACAAAGCGCCCGTCAGGCGATGTCCGAAGCGAACATGCAGGATAAGGAGATGTTGCAAAATATCGTGACCTCCATGGTTCGACTGACCAGTGAATTCAACCGGGGCGGTTATCAGGCGATCGATCGGCGCATTCAGCAAACCGTACCGGAAGAGCAGCAGATGAAAGTCGCGGAGACCTATCTGAAAATTCTCAATACCGTGCTGGAAAACCTGTACTGGGAACTGTTGCAGGCGGAAGACGTTGCCCTCGAACAGGGTATCAGCACCGAACAGGGGCGCTGGTTCGAGGATGCAGTCAATGCCCTGGCATCCATGGGGCCATACAGCTCGCCGTTTTATCTGCAGATGACTAACTTTGATCTGCGTCAGGCCTCGGGCCTGCAGATTACCCGTTCCCCGGGGAAAAATGTGGTTTATCTGGGCTGTGTGATGTTGATTATCGGGGTGTTCATGATGTTCTATATCACTCATCAGCGCCTGTGGGTGATGATTCGCCCGGAAGGCGAGGGCAGCCGTGTTATGCTGGCGGGGATGGGCAACCGTAATCAAAATGATTTCAGCAAGGTGTTTGATGGACTCGCCGATGAACTGGATCGGCATTATGCATCACGTCAATAA